A section of the Meles meles chromosome 8, mMelMel3.1 paternal haplotype, whole genome shotgun sequence genome encodes:
- the JRKL gene encoding jerky protein homolog-like, with translation MSGKRKRVVLTIKDKLDIIKKLEDGGSSKQLAVIYGIGETTVRDIRKNKEKIITYASSSDSTSLLAKRKSMKPSMYEELDKAMLEWFNQQRAKGNPVSGPICAKRAEFFFYALGMDGDFNPSAGWLTRFKQRHSIREINIRNERLNGDETAVEDFCNNFRDFIERENLQPEQIYNADETGLFWKCLPSRTSVIKGKCTVSGHKSIEERVTIMCCANATGLHKLKLCVVGKAKKPRSFKSTDTSNLPVSYFSQKGAWMDLSIFRQWFDKIFVPQVREYLRSKGLQEKAVLLLDNSPTHPNENVLRSDDGQIFAKYLPPNVASLIQPSDQGVIATMKRNYRAGLLQNNLEEGNDLKSFWKKLTLLDALYEIAMAWNLVKPITISRAWKKILPTIEEKEGLDFDEEDVSVATVATILQHTKGLENVTTENIEKWLEVDSTEPGYEVLTDSEIIRRAQGQTDESSENEEEEIELIPEKHINHAAALQWTENLLDYLEQQGDMILPDKLVIRKLRATIRNKQKMTTSSQ, from the coding sequence ATGTCAGGGAAACGGAAGCGAGTGGTGCTAACTATTAAAGATAAGCTTGATATAATAAAAAAACTTGAAGACGGAGGTTCTTCCAAACAACTGGCAGTGATTTATGGAATTGGTGAGACAACAGTTCgggatataagaaaaaataaggaaaaaattataacTTATGCAAGCAGTTCTGATTCCACAAGTCTTCTGGCCAAGAGGAAATCTATGAAACCATCCATGTATGAGGAACTGGACAAAGCAATGCTAGAATGGTTCAACCAGCAAAGGGCAAAAGGGAATCCCGTATCTGGACCGATTTGTGCAAAAAGGGCAGAGTTCTTCTTCTATGCTTTGGGAATGGATGGTGATTTTAACCCCTCTGCTGGTTGGTTAACTCGTTTTAAGCAGCGGCACAGCATTAGAGAGattaatattagaaatgaaagattAAATGGAGATGAGACTGCTGTGGAAGATTTTTGTAACAACTTTCGAGACTTTATTGAACGAGAGAATTTACAGCCTGAACAGATCTACAATGCAGATGAAACTGGACTCTTTTGGAAATGCCTACCTTCCAGGACTTCTGTGATCAAAGGTAAATGCACCGTCTCTGGGCACAAGTCAATTGAAGAAAGAGTCACTATCATGTGTTGTGCCAACGCAACAGGTTTACACAAACTGAAACTTTGTGTTGTGGGGAAAGCAAAGAAGCCTCGCTCCTTCAAGTCAACTGACACCTCAAACCTGCCAGTCTCTTATTTCAGCCAAAAAGGTGCATGGATGGATCTTTCCATTTTCCGACAGTGGTTTGATAAGATCTTTGTGCCACAGGTTCGAGAATACTTAAGATCTAAAGGCCTGCAGGAAAAGGCTGTGCTCTTGTTGGATAATTCACCAACACATCCAAATGAAAACGTCCTTAGGTCAGATGATGgccaaatatttgctaaatatttaCCACCTAATGTGGCTTCATTGATCCAGCCCTCGGATCAGGGAGTCATAGCGACAATGAAGAGAAATTACCGTGCGGGTCTTCTTCAGAACAACTTGGAAGAGGGTAATGACCTGAAATCGTTCTGGAAGAAGCTAACTCTGCTAGATGCACTTTATGAAATAGCAATGGCATGGAATTTAGTAAAGCCAATCACCATTAGCAGAGCATGGAAGAAGATTCTTCCTACCatagaggagaaagaaggctTGGACTTTGATGAAGAAGATGTTTCTGTGGCTACTGTGGCCACCATTTTACAACATACCAAAGGACTGGAGAATGTGACTACTGAGAACATCGAAAAATGGCTTGAAGTGGACAGTACTGAGCCAGGCTATGAAGTGTTAACTGACAGTGAAATCATCAGAAGAGCGCAAGGCCAGACAGACGAATCTAGTGAAAATGAGGAGGAGGAAATAGAACTGATTCCAGAAAAACATATTAATCATGCAGCTGCTCTCCAGTGGACTGAAAATTTATTGGATTATCTAGAACAACAAGGTGATATGATTCTGCCTGATAAACTGGTGATCCGTAAACTTCGAGCCACCatcagaaataaacagaagatGACAACCTCAAGTCAATAA